The Natronoglycomyces albus genome has a segment encoding these proteins:
- a CDS encoding alpha/beta hydrolase: protein MRRPQRPAPARLGTALILAAVACLAACTTGSDEPTITKDHPETSGVEELPELTDTPGITVTDVQRHSDRTFGITYDTPSIHPEATFGGLSVYITLPQGYTASEHDYSTLYLLHGGGDGRAHNWYEHGRVEQAEKDLIMVMPEGGKVGWYTDWIDQETYAQNWMTHHLDELIPFVEANLRTHSERQGRAIAGLSMGGFGAVNYAQERPELFASVSSFSGALDLSNAAVRATITQQSLSHGMPMFGSFGTPFIGPEQRWDENNPVLRAETLENTQVNLYAGEGLRPGDVDLAGIDIQGEALGAEASGVVEWVVAQTTEQLHTALEEAGIEHHYWMYGAPEPDCDGGHNWPCWRFALADALPRIHAVLLD from the coding sequence CCGTGGCCTGCCTGGCCGCCTGCACCACCGGAAGCGACGAGCCCACCATCACCAAAGACCACCCCGAAACCAGCGGGGTCGAGGAACTGCCCGAACTGACCGACACCCCCGGCATCACCGTCACGGACGTACAACGCCACAGCGACCGCACCTTCGGCATCACCTACGACACCCCGTCGATCCACCCGGAAGCAACCTTCGGCGGCCTCAGCGTCTACATCACCCTCCCCCAGGGCTACACCGCCTCCGAACACGACTATTCGACCCTGTACCTGCTACACGGCGGCGGCGACGGCCGCGCCCACAACTGGTACGAACACGGCCGAGTCGAACAAGCGGAAAAAGACCTCATCATGGTCATGCCCGAAGGCGGAAAAGTCGGCTGGTACACCGACTGGATCGACCAAGAAACCTACGCGCAAAACTGGATGACCCACCACCTTGACGAGCTAATCCCGTTCGTCGAGGCCAACCTGCGCACCCACTCCGAACGTCAAGGACGCGCCATAGCTGGCCTGTCCATGGGTGGATTCGGCGCGGTGAACTACGCACAGGAGCGACCAGAACTATTCGCCTCGGTCTCCTCCTTCTCCGGGGCCCTCGACTTGAGCAACGCCGCCGTCCGCGCCACTATCACCCAACAGTCGCTATCGCACGGGATGCCCATGTTCGGCTCCTTCGGAACCCCATTCATCGGGCCAGAACAACGCTGGGACGAGAACAACCCCGTGCTGAGAGCAGAAACGCTTGAAAACACGCAGGTCAACCTATACGCGGGCGAAGGCCTCCGGCCCGGCGACGTCGACCTGGCCGGAATCGACATCCAAGGCGAAGCCCTCGGCGCGGAAGCCAGCGGCGTCGTCGAATGGGTAGTCGCCCAGACAACCGAACAGCTGCATACCGCCCTAGAAGAGGCCGGAATCGAACACCACTATTGGATGTATGGCGCACCCGAGCCCGACTGCGACGGTGGACATAACTGGCCTTGCTGGCGATTCGCGCTGGCCGACGCGCTGCCGCGTATCCACGCGGTCTTGTTGGACTGA
- a CDS encoding GNAT family N-acetyltransferase — translation MTYMDTALSVEEIGPDNVEAALAIKVRPEQEGVVASVAHSLAEAYANQSSAWPRLIFDGDKAVAFLMGGFDPDNPMELFRCGIWRLNVAADAQGKGYGRFAVEVLIEEAKRRGFSKLTTMWVPGDVGPEKFYVRMGFTVTGEIFGGQVVGELPLK, via the coding sequence ATGACATACATGGATACGGCGCTGAGCGTCGAGGAGATCGGGCCGGACAACGTCGAGGCCGCCCTAGCGATCAAGGTACGGCCGGAACAAGAAGGCGTCGTCGCCTCGGTGGCTCATTCGCTGGCCGAGGCCTACGCGAACCAAAGTTCAGCCTGGCCACGCCTTATTTTCGATGGTGACAAGGCGGTCGCCTTTCTGATGGGAGGGTTCGATCCAGATAACCCAATGGAGCTGTTCAGATGCGGGATATGGCGGCTGAACGTCGCCGCCGATGCGCAGGGAAAAGGCTATGGACGGTTCGCCGTGGAAGTCTTGATCGAGGAGGCCAAACGGCGTGGTTTTTCGAAGCTGACGACTATGTGGGTGCCAGGTGACGTCGGGCCCGAAAAGTTCTATGTACGCATGGGTTTCACCGTCACCGGCGAGATTTTCGGCGGTCAAGTCGTTGGTGAGTTGCCGCTGAAATAG